The DNA window CAAAACCAAATCACACAAAATTTGGGCACCAAATGGAAGGCCAAAACAAAGAACATGGCCAAAAGGTAAAGAGTCTCAACGTGTGAGATTTTAATACACTAAGAAAATTCTATgctacataaaaaataaataaataaaaaaaaaactttctaaaAATGCAGACCATGGGGTTTGTTTGAATAAGCAATCAGAAAACTTCTGCAACGGCCAAAAACAGCTGAACTGCACTATACACCTCCAATACCATGCTGAACTAACTGGCCTAAGACTCCAACAAATAGTCACACAAAGAATACCATCTCAGACCCCACCCAGCATCACATTTGAGGTGTTCAACAACTTAACACGATTGAACAATTCAATCGCTATAGCCACAATGGCCCAAAATTTTGTCAATGACCAACCTGAATTCAAGAGTGAGGGGCTCATTTATTTAGGTGTGcaacaaaaaatcatattttttcagtTGTGCAAAGTGTGCATGACTGTAAATGAAGATCAATTTTAACATGAAATCAAACTCATATCACGAAGATCACATAAATACTTAAAACAAGTAAACACAACTATCACATCTATTTTTCAGTTTTTGCACTAGTACCATAAGCCTACTTAAATTGTTTCTTCCGTAAAGTAATAATACTATACCTCATCTTTAAAGgagaaaccccaaaaaaaaacccccaaaattacGTAACCTATAGTACCCTCTCTCGGTCTCTCCATCATCAAAAAACCAGGACTtgcaaaaaattaataaagctTTGAACTGCCTCACTTCACTTGCCACCACTGTGCTTTGCCTTGCTATGAGATTGTAGAGCACCATCAGAGTTGAAGGCCCTAgacagaaggaagaaaaaaaaaaagtttgataaGTAATACAAACTTCACAATGGGgatagaagaaaaatataaatgataCCCGATAACCCACtcaagaaaaaggggaaaaaatcaaATCTCGGTGTGATACATACTTGTTGCAGGATTTGCATGAAAACTGGCCAGGGGATTTTGGTGTTTGTTGTCCCTTCTTGTCACTGTTTGCAGGAGTCTTCGCAGCCTGCTTATTGGGGTGCGGTGTTGCAGTATGGCCACCACCCTTCTTTCCATCTGTACGTAAAATTGGGGACATCcattaacaaataaaatttgGCATTGGTTGCTTAAAACACAACCTAGTTTCAAAGCATGTAACTATTTCTAACAAATATCCAATCCTTGCTGCAAGGATATGCTTTAATTTTATTAATTCACATGCAGGGACTCTAGCATCAACTCATTTCAATGCAAGACAGTGGCTTGAATAAgcagaaatgaaataataaaatgaacatttgagatgaatgaaatagagagaaaacaaaaggaataTACCAGTTTTCTGAGGAGTAACCAATTTTGCCTTTTTATCAGATGCAGGAGTTTTTGCAGCAGAATCCAAAGGTCTCTTCTTACCCTGTTCAACCACAGTGATTAAACAATCACCACAACTGAATATTCTCGATTACCAAAACCTCCACTATTTAATAGGTACAGATTACTAAATGTGATCATACAGAAAACCAAAGCAAACAGTACAATGGCTACCTTCTTGGGTGTGGGTgtctcttcatcatcttcatctgaactatcatcatcctcatcactATCATCCCCAGTTTCAAGCATGTCCTGAAAAACCACCCACATGAAACAACTCAATGCATAAGCAGTTGTCACCAGAATGGCATTCAATGAAGGTGTGAGAAACCACATAAACTTACAACCAAATATTGAAGTGAAAAAATGATAACTAAGGGAAATCCAAGTGAAAGAAAACGATAACTAAAGCATAAAATGTAGGAAACTAATACCCATTGGGACATAATAGAACCATGTCTCTGGAGAACTGACGCAGGGTATATAGAGCATGCTTTAAAAACCACTTACCACATGGACATGGTGTCAAATGAAATAAATTGCTCTTCTCCTGCCACTTTCAATTAATCTATGTGGGCCATTATCTTTAGCCAACATAGTCAAATCCCCCTCCCAAAAGATTATAgggattaaaagaaaagaagcctTTGCCCAACCATTCAATATCATAATCACAAGCAGAAATTAAGCAACAAAATAAATATAGTTCATGAAACtgtaataatttataattaacAAAGGATTATTAATTTAAAGAAatatgattaaataaaaaagaatacaatCACAAAAGTTTTTTCCAATGCTTTGATAACCACTGTATTTAATTGGATGTAAGTACTTGGCGGCTAACAGATATAGGGTATAAAAGTACCTCATCTGATTCATCGTCATCAGAATCATCCTCatctgattcatcatcatcctcatctgatccatcatcatcctcatcatcatctttggATTTGTCAACTTTTTCTGGTTCAACAATCTTCACCTTTGGCTTAGCTGCTGAAGAATCAGGCTTTGCAGCATCAGCCTTTACTGTTGCAGGTTTTGCCTGCTTCTGCACAGGTTTTCCTAAAAAAGTGAAGAGTGATGAGTGAGTAAGAAggcaaacaaaaataaattcaacTTTAACAATATGCTTTCTACAGCGGAAACAAAAGAAGTGGCCCACACCATTCTCAGTTGCTTGAAGcggaatttcttcttcttcagaatctgatccaaaatctgaaagatgaaagaaaggGATCAAAAGCTATgcatgaaaaggaaaagaacatCAAATCTAGTTGAAATAACCTACCAGAAAAATCCTCGGATGTGGATGACAAAGCAAAGGACACAAGTCAAGGTATCAAAAAGAAGACAAGGTTTAACAATGTAATTGACAGTAAGATATATATTCATTATTGTTAagcccaaaaaatataaaaataaaaaaggcctAGTAAAGAGTGACCATCTAAAGGATATTCGCCTGGAAGGACAGATTTGTATCCAATGAAGTAGACACTCCCATGTTTCCAGTTGTGAGACAGTTCAAATTCCTTCTCAAAAACCAAATCATAAGTTATTTGAGCACATTTCTCGGGAGAAAGTGTTCCAATAACAAGCTTCTGACCACCAATGTTCACAAAAAGAGGAGCAGAttcattttctttgttctttttcacCTCACCAAGAGATGCCTGCAAAATAATTGAATTTATAAGAGACTTCAGAAGATCCGAAAGAAAAAGGCCTTTTCTCAATCAGTGGATTATTGTTGGCATTAAAAATAACCTGGGAGAGATGCAGAATCTTATCATCACCAGGATTAACCTTAATAGTTTCTCCAGACTTGACTTCAACACCTGGGCATCAAACCATGTCAG is part of the Macadamia integrifolia cultivar HAES 741 chromosome 9, SCU_Mint_v3, whole genome shotgun sequence genome and encodes:
- the LOC122088849 gene encoding histone deacetylase HDT1-like, whose amino-acid sequence is MEFWGVEVKSGETIKVNPGDDKILHLSQASLGEVKKNKENESAPLFVNIGGQKLVIGTLSPEKCAQITYDLVFEKEFELSHNWKHGSVYFIGYKSVLPGESEDFSDFGSDSEEEEIPLQATENGKPVQKQAKPATVKADAAKPDSSAAKPKVKIVEPEKVDKSKDDDEDDDGSDEDDDESDEDDSDDDESDEDMLETGDDSDEDDDSSDEDDEETPTPKKGKKRPLDSAAKTPASDKKAKLVTPQKTDGKKGGGHTATPHPNKQAAKTPANSDKKGQQTPKSPGQFSCKSCNKAFNSDGALQSHSKAKHSGGK